The following nucleotide sequence is from Melioribacteraceae bacterium.
AGTTCTATAACCGGGATATCATCAACATATAAAGTCGGAAGAAAATTTCTTAGTACTATAAAAATTATGGCGAAGCAGAACATCAATGAGATGGCAATTCCGATAGCGGTAAATCCTGCTCGTCTCATATTCTTGTAATCCTGTTGACCAAGCGCACTACCGACACGAATTGTTCCCGCAGCACCAATTCCCAGAACAATCATATATGTAACCGAAGCTAAATTAATCGCAATCTGATGTGCCGCTAAAGGAACCGCTCCAAGCCATCCGATCATTATAGCCGAAAACGAAAACGCACCAACTTCAAGAAAATATTGTAACCCGCTCGGTAGTCCTATAGCTATAACTTTTTTAATTACTTTTAAATTGATGGTCTTATATTTAAGAGTTGGGTTGTAAATCGCAAATTTTTTTGAATTAATTACATAAAACATCAGAACAAACGCCATAATAGTTCTTGTAAGAAATGTAGAAATTCCGGCACCATCTAGTCCGAGTGCCGGAAATCCAAGATTACCGAAAATCAAACACCAATTACTAAATGCATTAAAAAGATTTGCGAGAACTGCAATAATCATCGGAGGTTTAACAACACTTATACCTTCGAGAAATTGTCTATAAACTTGGAATAATAAAAACGGGATTACAGACAACGCTAAAATTTTCATATAAGATCGCGCTTCGGCAACTACTTCCGGAGGTTGATTCATATATTGAATTAAATCCGCCCCGAAAAAAATCATTGCAAGTAATAGAAGAGCGAAGACCATGTTAACAAGCAATGCTTGTCTGAGTATCATTCCGCAATCGTCAACATTGTTTGCACCTTTTGATATGGCAACCAGCGGAGTAATTGCCATCGTCATTCCGATACCTAGAACAAGTACTAGAAAAAACAATCCGTTTACCAATGCGGCAGCCGCAAGCGGAACCGTACCAACCTGACCAACCATTAAACTATCAACAACACCCATCATTATATGCCCAATTTGTCCAATGGAAACAGGCACAGCTAGTTTAACGGTTTCATTAATATGTCGTTTTAGGTTTTCCATAAATAAAAGGGAAAGCAAATTTACAGAATAAAAGGATTCTAATGAATTTTATATTGAAGACATATGAACTAGTGTATATATGAAGTAATTTTGATAAATTATATGATTAGTTATTTCAATAGACCGAGGTAAAAAAATGGGCATTCTATCAAAAGGTCAAAAAAGCGCTGACAAACTTATTCAAGAAAATGATGAATTAAAGAATAAGCTTCATTCCGTACTGGATAAGTACAGCAGTCTTGAAGAACTCGATGAAAAGTTGTCAAAAGCTCGCAAAGAATTATCGGAAACAAATCAAAAAGAAAAAGAATCCGATAGCATGCTTAAAACATTGGAAGCCCAAATCGGCGAGAAGAAAATTGAACTCGAAGTTCTTCAGACAAACATTACCGAATTAGAAGAATTAAGAGAAAGTATTCAAAAATCTGTAGAAGAATATCAAGCAGAAAGTACAAAGTATAAACAGATTAAAGAAGATCAAGAAGAAAGAAACAGATGGCTTACCGAAGAGATCTCTTACAAGCAAGATGAACTCACCAAGCTTAATACTGAAATAGCTTCACAACACGAAAAGCAGCAAACCACAGCTCATGCACTTTCGGAACTTGAACAAAGAATTGCCGGACTTCGAGAGGAAGAATCTAGAATAATTCATCAAATAGAAGCAAAAGAAGAAGAATACGAAACTGTTGAGAGAACTTTCAAGGAACATCAAGAACAAAACGAAATATTTGAAAATCAGATCGGTGAAATAGAATCAAAAATTTCCGGACTTAAAAAAGAAGCAGAAGAAATCGAAGAAAGACTAATTTCTCTTCGCAATAAAGAAAATGAAAAAAATGAAACAATAAAAAACTTTGATGAAAAACTTTCCGCAATAGAAGAGATCAAGCTAAACTTAGAAAAAAGCTTATCGGTTCTAACCAATCAGCTTGCCGAAAAAGATCTTCTTTTTAACGAATACAATTCTAAAAGAGAAGAATATGTAAGCGAACTAAATACAAAACAAATTGAACTAAGCTCGATAAAAGAAAGCATTTCTCTTCATAAAGAAGAATTGGAAAAACTTGAAACAGATTTACAAACATTGAAGGAAAAGAAGGCAACTCTTGATGAAGAAACAAGAAGAGCAGAGACAATAAAGAATGAAATTAACGAAACAACACTTGCAAGAAGAGAAGAAGAAGAAAAATTATCCGCGGCACTTTCTACTTTAAAAACACGAATTAACGAAATGGAAAGTAGAAAATTTGATATAGAAGAAAACAAGTTACAAATTGAGAACAAGTTTAGTGAAACAATTCAGAAATTTGCCGATGAAATTAAAGATTCAAGTTCTCGCCTGTCTAAATTAAAACAACAAGTAATTGATAAAGAAAAAGAACTTCGTGAAAAAGAAGAATTGCTTTTGGATAAGACTGCCCAAATTGCAGAGTATTCCGGACTAAATAAAGTTATGCAGCGTGAACGATCTGCCGCCGAGCAATTCTTAAACTCACTAAAAGAACAACAAAATGATTTGTTCGAAAATGTTGAGCGATTGAACAACAAAGAGAACAAACTCCGTCTTGACATAAACAGGATTCGACTAGAAAACGAAGCACTTCACAAGCAGCGCGATGAACTTGAAAAAGATCTTCAACAGTTGATTGATCAAATAAGTAAGAATTATTCCGAAGCAGAAAATAGAAACACCGCAATTACCGAGGAGCTGAGTAAAAATGAAAAATTGGCAGAAGAATTAGAAGAGAAAGTTGAAACCGCAAAACAAAATCTGCAGGAGCTAAAAAGCGAAACCGCAAAAAAGGAAATCGAAAAAGAAGAATACGCTGCAAAAATTTCTCAGTTAATTGCTCTCGAAAAAAAATTACAAACAAAAATTTCTGCTTTTGAGAGACAATTAAATGAGGACAAAAGATCGGATGGACAAATTCCCCAAGAGGAAAGTTGATTATCTTCGATCTAATAAAAGTACACACTGTCTATAATTGAGATACTCCATCTCCTTCTACTTTTTCTATTTGATGGGAATTTCGATCAAATTTACAGCCTTGCATCTTGGTATTCTATTTGATTCATATTAGAATTACAAAGAGACAACTCCACAATTTATTAGCATTAAAGCATTTATGAGTTCTGGTTGATTTTTTACATTAACAGAGTCATCATAAATTACTTATTTACTTTTACATGGAGTCTATTTATTTTAAGTACCTAAAAGCAAGTTTATTCCCAAAAGAGACAAACTTTCTATGAAAAAATTCCTCCTTATCATCTCATATATTTTTTTATTTAGCAATTTAGCAGCTCAATCAACATACAGTTATCTCCAAAATCCGATCTATCAAAGACAAATTGAATTCTATAAAATTTATAAACCCGTTAATACAAAAGTTGTAATGTTGGGTAATTCACTAACGCACGGTGTAGATTGGAATATGTTGTTAGGCAGAAACGACGTAACGGAAATGGGAATTGTGAGCGATGTACTATCCGGGTATTACAATCGTTTAACATATGTCACAAAATTAAAACCAAAAGTTTGTTTTGTACTTGGTGGACTGAACGATCTTTATCAATGGATTCCGGTTGAAACAATTTTCGAAGATTATCAGAAAGTAATTGAACGCCTTCAGCGAAATGGAATTACTGTTGTAATCCAAAGTACGCTTTATGCCGGACGTGATTGGGGTAAAGATTGGCTCGCGGCAAATAATCCGGAAGCAAATGCATCCGAAGTGAACGCCGAAAGAAATATTCAAGTCGATAGACTAAATAACTTGCTTAAAAATTATGCAGCAAAAAATAATATTGAATACATTGACCTTAACTCACTTATGAGTAGAGGCAATTTCCTTCGGTCCGAATTAACTTATGATGGTGTGCACTTGAATGCAGCCGGTTATAAAATTTGGGGACGCGAAGTCGAAGAGACTTTAAAAAAATTAGGTTTATAAAGAGAGAGAGGAGCAGCAATGAAAGAAAATCGTGCCGGAGATACACTTAAATTACTATTAATAGCAACCATTCTATTACTTGGTTTTTCGTATGTACCAATCGATTATGAAATAATGGGATTAAAATTACATACTGTAGATCTTTTTTCAGATTTGACAAAAGAATCAGAGTCGGATGAAGAATTTGACTACGATGACGATTACTTCGAAATGCAAGATGATTTCTTTAATACAGATGATTCTTCAGAATCACATGATTCGAGTTTTGATGTAGAACTCAAGAATAATCAAGTTAATCTTGCCGGTATGGGAATTGAAAATATTATTCGTGAACTTGGCGAAGATTTTTATTTCTTCTCACCTTCTCCGCAAGGCAAAAATGAGCCGATTAGAGGAAACACAGCTCAGTTAAAAAACTTTTTCAATCAATTGAAAAATTCTAAATCAAAAATTGTGCGTGTTGCACACTACGGTGATTCTATGATTGAAGGAGACCTTGTAACTGCGGATTTACGCCAAGAATTCCAACGAAAATTTGGTGGTGAAGGGGTTGGCTTCCTTGGTTTAACTTCACAGGACACAAAGTTTAGACAAACCACTTCTCAACGATTTTCAAATAATTGGGAAACAGCCGCTATTTATTCGAACAATCCAAAAAATTTACCGGTTGGTATCAGCGGTGAGATTTTCATCCCTCAAGGAAATAGCTGGGTAGAATTCGAAACTTCCAGAAGATATAGAACTGTAAAAAGCTTTACTAAGTTCAGATTATTTTATAGCCATGCAAAAAATTCCGAAGTAAAATACACCATTGACGGCTCTACAAATGGTACAATCAAACTAAAACCAGGAAATGGAGTCCAGGAATCAGTTGTTGAAGTTGGAAAAAATGCTAGTAAGCTAAGACTAGAATTTACAAACGAACAAGCATACTTTTATGGTGCAAGTTTAGAAGGCGGAAACGGTGTTTATATTGATAATCTTCCATTACGTGGTAATTCCGGAGTTGATTTAAAAAATATTCCAGCCGATGTATTAAAGGATTTTGCCCGAATATTGGATTATGATTTAATCATTTTAGAATTCGGTTTAAATGCAGCAGGTTCTGTAACGTCTCGTTATGATTGGTATGAAAGAGAAATGGTAGCTGTTGTAAATCATTTAAAATCTGCGTTCCCTCGCGCTTCTATACTAATGATTAGTGCACATGATAAGAGTGTTAGAAAAGGCTCACAATTTGTAACCGATCCGGCAGTCGTCACATTATTAAAATCACAAATGAATATTGCTAAAACAGCAAATGTTGCCTTTTGGAATATGTTTGAAGCAATGGGTGGCTTAAATTCAATGCCCAAATGGGTTGACGCTAACCCACCTTTAGCATTTAAAGACTACACTCACTTCAACGGTCAGGGTGCAGAAAAAATTGCAAATATGCTTTACAATGCATTAATGGATGAAAATAAATAGTTAAGCAAACTAGAACTTATTAAGGGTATCTGTTAATGGACTTTAATTCGTTTGCACCTAACCTTGTAGAAATTTTAAAATACAATCCGCTTCAGCCGTTGTTATTTAACAGCGGCTTTTTTCTGTTTTTCTTTCTCTTCATTTTAGTTTTTTATCGATTCTTCTGGCATAATTACAGAGCAAAGGTATTTTTCCTTATGACAATGTCGCTCTATTTTTATTTTAAATCGAGCGGTGTCTTTTTTGTTCTCATTATCATAAGCTCAATAATAGATTTCATTGCCGGGAAAATGATTCATGATTCGGAATCACCGGGTTATAGAAAATTTTTGCTGGTTGTTAGTTTGGTAATGAATCTAGGAATACTCGGATACTTTAAGTACACAAATTTCTTTTTAGATACATTCAACCAAATTGGCGTTAGTAATTTTGATATGCTTGATATCTTCCTTCCGGTCGGAGTTTCTTTCTTTACTTTTCAATCAATGAGTTACACAATCGATATTTACAGAAGGCAGCTTGAACCTGAAAAGAAGTTTGCCGATTTCCTTTTCTTCGTTTCATTCTTTCCTCAACTTGTAGCCGGACCAATTGTTCGTGCATCGGATTTTCTTCCTCAAATTAAAAATGATGTCTTTGTAAGCCGTGAAGATATTGGTAGAGCTCTATTTTTAATAATTGCCGGTTTATTTAAGAAAGCAGTTATTGCAGATTATATTAGTATAAATTTTATTGACAGAGTTTTCGAATGGCCGACAAGATTTACGGGTGTTGAAAATTTAATGGCTCTCTATGCATATGCAATTCAATTGTACTGCGATTTTTCGGGTTATTCTGATATGGCAATCGGTCTTGCATTATTGCTAGGATTTAAACTCCCTATCAACTTTAATTCACCGTATAAAGCCGCATCAATCACCGAGTTCTGGCAAAGATGGCATATTTCTCTTTCAAGCTGGCTCAGAGATTATTTATATATCGGTCTGGGCGGAAATCGAAAAGGAAATATTCGAACTTATGTCAATCTCATTTTAACAATGCTGCTCGGTGGTTTATGGCATGGTGCTTCATGGCGTATGGTAATCTGGGGATTGATACAAGGAACTGCTTTAGCAGTTGAAAGAAAATTTGGTATCCACAAATGGACACAAAAAAGTAAACTAAATAGATTTATCGGCTTTGTTGTAACATTCAACCTTTTTACTTTCACTTTGCTTTTTTTCAGAGCACAGTCTCATCAAGTCGCGTTAGAAATGATTTCACAGATGTGGAATTATTTTAATCCGGAAGTCTTTATTCAATTTATTGAAGGATATCCTTTAGTTTGCATCCTTATCTTGATTGGTTATTTAACTCATTTCACACCAACCAAGTGGGAAGATAAAGCACAGAAGTTAATCACCAATCTACCTTTTATAGGTAAAGCCATTTTAATTGCTGTTGTTATTTGGGTTGTTGCTCAGTTTAAAACAGCAGACATTCAACCCTTTATTTACTTCCAATTTTAAATTTTTGGGAGAGGCGAATGTTTGAAAGCGATTTGTTTCAGAACATTATTGAATTACTGAGTTATGATCCGTTTAGACCACTGTTATTCAACAGTGGCTTCTTCCTTTTCTTTTTTATCTTCATTTTAATTTTCTATCGCTTCTTCTGGAGAAATAAACGAGCTAAGGTATTCTTCCTTACCGTTATGTCCCTCTACTTTTATTATAAATCAAGCGGCCTCTTTTTCTATCTTGTTATTTTAAGCTCTATAATCGATTTCATCGCTGCTAAATATATTTATGCGGTTGAATCTGGTAGTAAAAAGAAACTCTATTTAATACTAAGTTTAATTACTAATCTGGGAATACTGGGATATTTCAAATACACAAATTTTTTCATCAATACCGTAAATAGTATCAGTACAGGAAGCATTGAATTTGTTGACATTTTCTTACCCGTCGGTGTTTCGTTTTTTACTTTTCAATCAATGAGTTATACGATAGATATTTATAAGGGAAATTTGGAACCTGAAAATAATTTTATTGATTTTCTTTTCTTCGTTTCTTTTTTCCCTCAATTGGTTGCCGGACCAATAGTAAGAGCAAAAGATTTTCTTCCTCAAATTAAAGAAGATGTTTTTGTTACAAAGGAGGAAATTGGTAGAGCGTTATTCTTAATCATTGCCGGATTACTAAAAAAAGCAGTCATTGCAGATTATATAAGTATAAATTTTATCGACCGAGTTTTTGAGTGGCCTACTCGATTTACAGGTGTTGAAAATTTACTAGCTGTGTATGGTTATCTTATTCAAATCTACTGTGATTTTTCAGGTTATTCCGATATGGCTATTGGTTTAGCTCTTCTTCTCGGTTTTAAATTGCCGATGAACTTTAATGCGCCCTATAAAGCTAAAACAATAACCGAATTTTGGCAGAGATGGCATATTTCTCTTTCAACTTGGCTCCGCGATTATTTGTATATCTCTTTAGGTGGTAATCGTAAAGGAAATACGCGGACTTACATAAACTTAATGTTAACAATGCTACTCGGTGGATTATGGCACGGTGCTTCATGGCGGTTTGTAATTTGGGGTGCCTGGCACGGATTAGCATTAGCTGTTGAACGTTTTTTTAATCTTCCCAAATGGATTTCTAAACAGAATATAATTATTAAAATATTATCTGTTTTTATTACGCTTCATGTTTGGGCACTATCAATGATTTTTTTCCGTGTTCAAGAATATAATACTGGCTTTGAAATGTTAAATCAGATTATACACTATTTCCATTTTGAAGTCTTGTTCCAATTTATTGAGGGATATACTTTAGTATTTATTCTTATTGTAATTGGTTATGTATCACATTACATACCTGAAAAGTGGGAAGACGCAATACAAAAAATAATCACTAATTTACCGTTAATAGGCAAAGCAATTTTAATTACCATCGTAATTTGGTTAGTTGCTCAATTTAAAGCTTCGGATATTCAGCCGTTTATTTACTTCCAGTTCTAGTTTTCTGCAACTAATTACACAAATTGTAGAAATACGCAAATAAACCTTTATATGATTTCGATTTTGTGTTATTTTTAATATATACTATTATTGTGATTTTTGACTATCCAAAATTTATGGCGAGACGTATAAATATTAAACTCAAATTTGCATATCGAATAATCGGTCTCGTAATTTTCATTATCACTCTCTCGATTTCTTTAAATGCTCAATCCGCTTCAGAGCTAAAGGAATTTAAACAACGAGCAATAGGTCATATGCAAGCCGGAAGGTTCGGCGAGGCAATTGATCTCCTTGACAAATATATCGCCGCAAATGCACGTGAAGCTGAAGGTTATAATTTGCGAGCAATTTGTTATGAAAACCGATCTCAATATCAAAATGCAGTTCTAGATTTTAGACGTGCAATTGCTCTTGAACCGGGAACTCAAGAATACCGAAATAACTTAAGTCGAGTTATTGAAGTTTGGTATGCTCAACTTCGTAAGAAAATTGAAGGTCATCAACGGGAAATTGCGATCGATCCTAATAATCCATTCAACTATTTGGAGATAGGAAAATCATACAGATGGATGGAAATGTGGCCTGAAGCCGAGCTTTGGTATGATGAATATCTTTTACGCGATCCAAATGCTTCTCCGGATGAAATTATTAGATATACTGAAATCCTAGCAAAAACAGGAAGTATTGTTAAGGGCGAAAAAATTCTTAGAGAATATGTGGGAAGATATCCGGATGACTGGAGACTATGGAGCCGTTTCGGGTATTTCCTTTTGTGGCTTGCAAAATATAATGAGGCGAGAACCGCATTTGAAACTGCCCTTGGTTTCAAACCATTTTTTAAAGAAGCTCAAGATGGATTGGATATTGCCCGAAGTGAAGCTTATGTGACCCAAGAAGACCCGCGTTCATTTGAAAGAGTTTATCCGATTGATAGATTTTACAGCATTCTTAGAAGAAACCCCGATGATGATGACACACGGTTTCAGCTTGTTGAAGCTTTAATCCAGGAAGAAAGAATAGAAGAAGCATATCAGCAGCTTCAAAGATTAGCTATTCGTCATCAAGGTGAAGAAAAGTTTGATGAACTTTGGAATTATGTTGTTACTTATCGTGATGAAACTTACAGGACAAAGGTTGAAGAATTCCAAGCTCGTTTAGAACAAGATCCTCAAAACCTTCAGGCTATTAAAGGCTTAGCTCAGTATCACGAATACCTTCAAGAATATGATCAAGCATTGCAAGTGCTTGATAATTATTTTTCACTTGTACCGGATGAAAAAGATGCAGCGCTTCGATATCAATATGCAAGAGTTAATGCATGGGCAAGGTATTTTGACAGGGCAATCGATTTGATGGATGATTTGTTAGTGGATTATCCGAATAATTTAGATTATCAGCTATTCAGAGCACAATTATCGATTTGGACTAACCAAGACGTTGAACTTGCCCGCGAATATCTAACTAATGTATTAGAAGATCGCCCGGAAAATGTTGATGCGTTAATCGCAATGGGTTCACTGATGTTAATCGATAATGATTTTGAGGGTGCACAATCTTATGCTGATCAAGCCAAAGCAATAGACCCCAATAATAGCGAAGTGGTTAAGCTTGAATCCAATATTGATTTTCAAAAACTCCGTTATGAGGAAGAGCAGTTATTAAAAATTCTAAATCAAGGACGAGAACTTGTAATGGAAGGAGAATATCAGATGGCTCTTCCCTATTACGAAGATTATCTCAATCAAGCGGAACCGAATAATTTAATTAAAAAGGAATACGGTGATGTTCTTTTTGGTGCGGATCGTTTAGAAGATGCAAAAAATGTTTATGATGAAGTTTTACTCGACGGATACTTCTACGATGCCGAACTTCAAAGAGCAAAAGTTGCGTACGCACTAAATGATACTACAGGGGCAATAAGTTATTTTAAAAAATTAAAAAACGAAGAACCTTATGAATTTGAACCAAGATTATATCTCGGTGATTCTTATGCAAAGGCACAATTATACGATATGGCTCGCGAAGAGTACGATTCACTTTTAGCTTGGGAAGATTTGGATTCTACTGAAATAGCTTTAATTGATATACGCAAAGGTTATCTGCCTGTTACAGGTTTGGCCGCAATATTCGAAACTTTCCCAAACTATATTGGTTTAGCACCGCAAGGTTCGTTTTACTCTGACAATTTGAGTTTCCGTTTTTGGCAGCTCGGTGCAAGAATGGAATTGGGATTTACCTACTGGTTAACTTTCGGAGTATCTTATTTCAAAACACAGATGAATGCAAATGCGTCTAGTTTAAACGAGGATGTTATATCAACATATAATTTTACCGGTGATAAAACATTCACTTCGTTTAAGGGTCACATGTATTTACGATTTATTCCTGATGTTGTAATTGGTGCCAGTTTTGGTCAAGCAAATGTCAACGGATTTGAAACACGGGATGAATCTGAAGCATTTATAAATTACGAGAGAAAAGATACGGTTCAATTAAATTTCCAATACATGAATACAGATGCTGCTCTAATTTTATATTCACCTTATTTAATTGATAATCGTTTATTCACAACATATTATAGAATCGGTGGTTATTTAAATCATAAAAATGGATTTCATTTTTCAGGTTACTTTTCTTATTTAACGGTAACCGATGGTAATGAAGGAAACGATTTACAATTAAGAATCGGTAGAAGATTTCTACCGGAAGTAATAGCGGGATATGAATATTTTTATTCCAATTATAAATACAATGCAGATTTTTATTACTCTCCGAACAACTTCGAATCACATAGTTTATTCCTCGATTCATATTTAGAAAAGAAAAAACATTTGGAAATTAAACTTGGCGGAAGAATTGGCTTTGTACCGGCAAGTAATTTTTTACTTTTATCAGCTTACCTTGATATGAACTTGAAAGTTTCACAACGATTGAATATTCAAGGCCGATTGAATTTAGGAAGCACTTCACGCGACAACGCAAGTTATAAGTACATTCAAGGTCAGCTTTCCGCTTATTGGACAATTTATTAAAATCTCTTCAAAAGTTATGATTAGAAATTTATTAGCAATATTAATTTTACAGGCGGTAATCTATTCTCAATCCGTTAAATTATTTGGCACTGCACAACCTGGTAACGCATTAATTGGATTCGGAGAAAATATCTCACAAGTTATGTTGAATAATCAAA
It contains:
- a CDS encoding tetratricopeptide repeat protein encodes the protein MARRINIKLKFAYRIIGLVIFIITLSISLNAQSASELKEFKQRAIGHMQAGRFGEAIDLLDKYIAANAREAEGYNLRAICYENRSQYQNAVLDFRRAIALEPGTQEYRNNLSRVIEVWYAQLRKKIEGHQREIAIDPNNPFNYLEIGKSYRWMEMWPEAELWYDEYLLRDPNASPDEIIRYTEILAKTGSIVKGEKILREYVGRYPDDWRLWSRFGYFLLWLAKYNEARTAFETALGFKPFFKEAQDGLDIARSEAYVTQEDPRSFERVYPIDRFYSILRRNPDDDDTRFQLVEALIQEERIEEAYQQLQRLAIRHQGEEKFDELWNYVVTYRDETYRTKVEEFQARLEQDPQNLQAIKGLAQYHEYLQEYDQALQVLDNYFSLVPDEKDAALRYQYARVNAWARYFDRAIDLMDDLLVDYPNNLDYQLFRAQLSIWTNQDVELAREYLTNVLEDRPENVDALIAMGSLMLIDNDFEGAQSYADQAKAIDPNNSEVVKLESNIDFQKLRYEEEQLLKILNQGRELVMEGEYQMALPYYEDYLNQAEPNNLIKKEYGDVLFGADRLEDAKNVYDEVLLDGYFYDAELQRAKVAYALNDTTGAISYFKKLKNEEPYEFEPRLYLGDSYAKAQLYDMAREEYDSLLAWEDLDSTEIALIDIRKGYLPVTGLAAIFETFPNYIGLAPQGSFYSDNLSFRFWQLGARMELGFTYWLTFGVSYFKTQMNANASSLNEDVISTYNFTGDKTFTSFKGHMYLRFIPDVVIGASFGQANVNGFETRDESEAFINYERKDTVQLNFQYMNTDAALILYSPYLIDNRLFTTYYRIGGYLNHKNGFHFSGYFSYLTVTDGNEGNDLQLRIGRRFLPEVIAGYEYFYSNYKYNADFYYSPNNFESHSLFLDSYLEKKKHLEIKLGGRIGFVPASNFLLLSAYLDMNLKVSQRLNIQGRLNLGSTSRDNASYKYIQGQLSAYWTIY
- a CDS encoding MBOAT family O-acyltransferase, with the protein product MDFNSFAPNLVEILKYNPLQPLLFNSGFFLFFFLFILVFYRFFWHNYRAKVFFLMTMSLYFYFKSSGVFFVLIIISSIIDFIAGKMIHDSESPGYRKFLLVVSLVMNLGILGYFKYTNFFLDTFNQIGVSNFDMLDIFLPVGVSFFTFQSMSYTIDIYRRQLEPEKKFADFLFFVSFFPQLVAGPIVRASDFLPQIKNDVFVSREDIGRALFLIIAGLFKKAVIADYISINFIDRVFEWPTRFTGVENLMALYAYAIQLYCDFSGYSDMAIGLALLLGFKLPINFNSPYKAASITEFWQRWHISLSSWLRDYLYIGLGGNRKGNIRTYVNLILTMLLGGLWHGASWRMVIWGLIQGTALAVERKFGIHKWTQKSKLNRFIGFVVTFNLFTFTLLFFRAQSHQVALEMISQMWNYFNPEVFIQFIEGYPLVCILILIGYLTHFTPTKWEDKAQKLITNLPFIGKAILIAVVIWVVAQFKTADIQPFIYFQF
- a CDS encoding MBOAT family O-acyltransferase codes for the protein MFESDLFQNIIELLSYDPFRPLLFNSGFFLFFFIFILIFYRFFWRNKRAKVFFLTVMSLYFYYKSSGLFFYLVILSSIIDFIAAKYIYAVESGSKKKLYLILSLITNLGILGYFKYTNFFINTVNSISTGSIEFVDIFLPVGVSFFTFQSMSYTIDIYKGNLEPENNFIDFLFFVSFFPQLVAGPIVRAKDFLPQIKEDVFVTKEEIGRALFLIIAGLLKKAVIADYISINFIDRVFEWPTRFTGVENLLAVYGYLIQIYCDFSGYSDMAIGLALLLGFKLPMNFNAPYKAKTITEFWQRWHISLSTWLRDYLYISLGGNRKGNTRTYINLMLTMLLGGLWHGASWRFVIWGAWHGLALAVERFFNLPKWISKQNIIIKILSVFITLHVWALSMIFFRVQEYNTGFEMLNQIIHYFHFEVLFQFIEGYTLVFILIVIGYVSHYIPEKWEDAIQKIITNLPLIGKAILITIVIWLVAQFKASDIQPFIYFQF
- a CDS encoding MATE family efflux transporter, encoding MENLKRHINETVKLAVPVSIGQIGHIMMGVVDSLMVGQVGTVPLAAAALVNGLFFLVLVLGIGMTMAITPLVAISKGANNVDDCGMILRQALLVNMVFALLLLAMIFFGADLIQYMNQPPEVVAEARSYMKILALSVIPFLLFQVYRQFLEGISVVKPPMIIAVLANLFNAFSNWCLIFGNLGFPALGLDGAGISTFLTRTIMAFVLMFYVINSKKFAIYNPTLKYKTINLKVIKKVIAIGLPSGLQYFLEVGAFSFSAIMIGWLGAVPLAAHQIAINLASVTYMIVLGIGAAGTIRVGSALGQQDYKNMRRAGFTAIGIAISLMFCFAIIFIVLRNFLPTLYVDDIPVIELASTLLIVAALFQLFDGTQATAIGVLRGLTDVKIPLIISFGAYWLLGVPVGYILAFTFELGTMGIWLGFLVGLASVAISLTMRFNHLSKKELSV
- a CDS encoding GDSL-type esterase/lipase family protein, which codes for MKKFLLIISYIFLFSNLAAQSTYSYLQNPIYQRQIEFYKIYKPVNTKVVMLGNSLTHGVDWNMLLGRNDVTEMGIVSDVLSGYYNRLTYVTKLKPKVCFVLGGLNDLYQWIPVETIFEDYQKVIERLQRNGITVVIQSTLYAGRDWGKDWLAANNPEANASEVNAERNIQVDRLNNLLKNYAAKNNIEYIDLNSLMSRGNFLRSELTYDGVHLNAAGYKIWGREVEETLKKLGL